The proteins below are encoded in one region of Streptomyces cyanogenus:
- a CDS encoding SMI1/KNR4 family protein — MTDQWWADVRQRVEAAGAGPASSKVFGALGHKWVLEDPLTQGELAELEAQIGVRLPEEYRGFLLHVGAGGAGPAYGLFPVRRVQGRWRWEGDGADLADLSRLAEPFPDQGPDPDLVNDVLAQRPEEEDFDDIEDFDDAIEAWDERWEAVMFAPERTAGAIVISHLGCAQREWLIISGSHRGTIWSDCRVDDVDLAPLLHEDGTPVRFARWYTDWLEKAERTALSTP, encoded by the coding sequence ATGACTGATCAGTGGTGGGCGGACGTACGTCAGCGGGTTGAGGCGGCTGGTGCAGGGCCTGCGAGCAGCAAGGTTTTCGGGGCACTGGGACACAAGTGGGTCCTGGAGGACCCGCTCACCCAGGGCGAGCTCGCCGAACTCGAGGCTCAGATAGGCGTGCGGCTGCCGGAGGAGTACCGGGGTTTCCTGCTTCACGTTGGCGCGGGCGGCGCTGGCCCCGCGTATGGCCTGTTCCCGGTTCGGCGCGTGCAGGGCCGTTGGCGTTGGGAGGGCGACGGCGCGGACCTGGCAGACCTGTCGAGGCTTGCCGAGCCGTTTCCTGACCAGGGTCCGGACCCGGATCTGGTCAATGATGTTCTTGCCCAACGTCCCGAGGAAGAGGACTTCGACGACATCGAGGACTTCGACGACGCCATCGAGGCGTGGGACGAGCGGTGGGAAGCCGTCATGTTCGCCCCGGAGCGCACCGCTGGCGCGATCGTGATCTCCCACCTGGGCTGTGCCCAAAGAGAGTGGCTGATCATCAGCGGCAGCCACCGCGGCACGATCTGGTCCGACTGCCGGGTGGACGACGTCGACCTCGCGCCGCTCCTCCACGAGGACGGTACGCCGGTCAGGTTCGCCCGCTGGTACACCGACTGGCTGGAGAAGGCCGAGCGAACGGCCCTGTCGACACCGTAG
- a CDS encoding SMI1/KNR4 family protein has product MIAIDTLVRLCPPPADPPPAVDWPQAERALGTALPADYKQLVETYGDGIFDETIWLLVPDSAYDDCNLHTRTTERHEILVGCGSSRTSRPACRRRERGSCRGRSRRVALYLNAGVVSR; this is encoded by the coding sequence GTGATCGCAATTGACACGCTCGTCCGTCTCTGCCCGCCGCCCGCCGATCCGCCACCCGCAGTGGACTGGCCGCAAGCTGAGCGCGCCCTCGGTACGGCTCTGCCCGCCGACTACAAGCAACTCGTCGAGACTTACGGCGACGGCATCTTTGACGAGACGATCTGGCTGCTCGTCCCCGACTCCGCCTACGACGACTGCAACCTGCACACGCGGACGACGGAACGGCACGAAATCCTGGTCGGCTGTGGGAGTTCGAGGACAAGCCGGCCGGCCTGCAGGAGGCGGGAGCGAGGGTCCTGCCGTGGGCGTTCGAGGAGGGTGGCTTTGTATCTCAATGCGGGAGTCGTTTCGAGGTGA
- a CDS encoding alpha/beta fold hydrolase — MPRIELSSGPIDYQDTGGEGPVLVFGHGLPMNETQWRKVVPLLDGYRCVLPTLPLGGHRQPMNPDADLSQRGVARLLGEFIERLDLDQVTLVLNDWGGGQFLVSEGRAQRLARMVLVACEAFDNFPPGPAKAMAQLCRVPGGAWLLTRLMGIPAFRHNRAGYGGMSLHGIPDEIMDDWFAPATSSRAIRRDLAKFATGAPDRKTLLAWSERLREFDRPVLVVWATEDRLMPREHGPRLAKLYPQGRLIEIADSSTLIPEDQPERLADVLTDFLVQTGAKPTRHAD; from the coding sequence ATGCCGAGGATCGAGCTGTCGTCCGGACCGATCGACTACCAGGACACCGGCGGTGAAGGGCCCGTGCTGGTGTTCGGCCACGGCCTGCCGATGAACGAGACCCAGTGGCGCAAGGTGGTCCCTCTGCTGGACGGATACCGGTGTGTCCTGCCGACGCTGCCCCTCGGCGGCCATCGCCAGCCGATGAACCCGGACGCCGACCTGTCCCAGCGCGGGGTCGCCCGGCTCCTGGGTGAGTTCATTGAACGGCTCGACCTGGACCAGGTGACCCTCGTCCTCAACGACTGGGGCGGGGGCCAGTTCCTGGTGTCGGAAGGGCGCGCCCAGCGGCTCGCACGCATGGTGCTGGTGGCCTGTGAGGCCTTCGACAACTTTCCCCCCGGACCTGCCAAGGCGATGGCCCAGCTATGCAGGGTCCCCGGCGGCGCCTGGCTCCTGACCCGGCTCATGGGCATCCCCGCGTTCCGCCACAACCGGGCCGGATACGGTGGCATGAGCCTGCACGGGATCCCCGACGAGATCATGGACGACTGGTTCGCTCCCGCCACCAGCAGCAGGGCCATCCGCAGGGACCTCGCCAAGTTCGCCACCGGAGCACCCGACCGCAAGACACTGCTGGCCTGGAGTGAGCGACTGCGTGAATTCGACCGCCCGGTACTGGTCGTCTGGGCGACCGAGGACAGACTGATGCCGCGTGAGCACGGCCCGCGACTCGCCAAGTTGTATCCGCAGGGCCGGCTGATCGAGATCGCCGACTCGTCCACCCTCATCCCTGAGGACCAGCCCGAACGGCTCGCCGACGTGCTGACGGACTTCCTTGTCCAGACCGGAGCAAAGCCGACCCGGCACGCTGACTGA
- a CDS encoding DinB family protein, which produces MNTTPDGRPIPPAHADERAMLEAWLDFHRATLALKCSGLKDDQLRLAAVSSSSMTLLGLVQHVAEVERNWFQRVFAGQDVPPVFGESNVDGYALRPDRGLDEATAAWQAEVARGRELIADASLDDSGRLSEKEAGFVGDEGVSLRWIMVHMIEEYARHNGHADLIRERIDGVTGA; this is translated from the coding sequence ATGAATACAACACCGGATGGACGGCCTATCCCACCCGCGCATGCTGACGAGCGCGCCATGCTGGAGGCATGGCTGGACTTTCACCGTGCAACGCTTGCCCTGAAGTGTTCGGGCCTCAAGGATGATCAATTACGGCTTGCTGCAGTGTCATCCTCGTCGATGACGCTGCTCGGTCTCGTTCAGCACGTGGCTGAGGTGGAACGCAACTGGTTCCAGCGTGTATTCGCAGGTCAGGATGTGCCGCCGGTCTTCGGGGAGAGCAACGTCGACGGCTATGCGCTCCGGCCGGACCGGGGGCTCGATGAGGCGACGGCTGCCTGGCAGGCCGAGGTCGCCCGAGGCCGTGAGTTGATCGCGGACGCGTCGCTGGACGATTCCGGTCGCCTGTCCGAAAAGGAAGCGGGTTTCGTCGGCGATGAGGGGGTCTCCCTGCGCTGGATCATGGTGCACATGATCGAGGAATACGCACGTCACAACGGCCATGCTGATCTCATTCGCGAGCGGATCGACGGAGTCACCGGCGCATGA
- a CDS encoding PucR family transcriptional regulator, with amino-acid sequence MTVTPQYDGVRDGGGHDGLRRLVDVLLPGIDRFADLLTDRITEGEDAYRAHGHVTHDQLRASCADNLHSMVTQLGRDALDLRVPHETGRFKAEHGVPLSAVTHAYRLAGRFLWECVLTEVGDPVIRDMPHVATAVWSVSDTFTDAVAMAYRETMSERAHRDRQVKSLLLAALLDGRLDEGTHLWECADALRLPQRGAFVVVSAETEAGGRPADEDALHDVEGALRALGVRSVWRQEDDAQVGLLSLRSPGSLAPAVELLRGRSIGRVGVSTLFHGLEQAPGAFRQARLACACVEPGAREVASYGDAPVRLMVVSAPDSARHAVRKVLRPVLELPQHERELLLETLSRWFASGGSATETAARMYCHRNTVTYRLRRVQELTGRSPTDPVGASEIHLALEAHRLLTAPPPADPSNP; translated from the coding sequence ATGACTGTCACCCCTCAGTACGACGGCGTACGGGACGGCGGCGGGCACGACGGCCTGCGCAGGCTGGTCGACGTGCTGCTGCCCGGGATCGACCGTTTCGCCGACCTGCTCACGGACCGGATCACGGAGGGCGAGGACGCCTACCGCGCCCACGGCCACGTGACGCACGACCAGCTGCGCGCCTCCTGCGCGGACAACCTGCACTCCATGGTCACCCAGCTGGGCCGGGACGCTCTTGACCTGCGCGTGCCGCACGAAACCGGCCGTTTCAAGGCTGAGCACGGGGTGCCGCTGTCCGCGGTGACACACGCCTACCGGTTGGCCGGACGGTTCCTGTGGGAGTGCGTCCTGACCGAGGTGGGGGACCCCGTCATCCGGGACATGCCGCACGTCGCGACCGCGGTCTGGTCGGTCAGTGACACCTTCACCGACGCGGTGGCCATGGCGTATCGCGAGACCATGTCCGAGAGGGCCCACCGTGACCGGCAGGTGAAGAGCCTGCTGCTGGCCGCGCTGCTCGACGGCAGGCTGGACGAGGGCACCCACCTGTGGGAGTGCGCCGACGCGCTGCGGCTGCCGCAGCGCGGAGCTTTCGTCGTGGTCAGCGCGGAGACCGAGGCCGGGGGCCGTCCGGCAGACGAGGACGCCCTTCACGACGTGGAGGGCGCGCTGCGAGCCCTCGGCGTGCGGTCGGTCTGGCGTCAGGAGGACGACGCGCAGGTGGGGCTGCTCTCACTCCGGTCGCCCGGGAGCCTGGCCCCGGCCGTGGAACTCCTTCGCGGACGCAGCATCGGGCGAGTGGGTGTGAGCACCCTCTTTCACGGTCTGGAGCAGGCGCCGGGCGCCTTCCGCCAGGCGCGGCTCGCTTGTGCCTGCGTCGAGCCGGGTGCCCGAGAGGTGGCCTCCTACGGTGACGCACCGGTCCGCCTCATGGTCGTGAGCGCCCCCGACTCGGCCCGGCACGCGGTGCGCAAGGTGCTCCGCCCGGTCCTCGAACTCCCGCAACACGAAAGGGAGCTGCTGTTGGAGACGCTCAGCCGGTGGTTCGCATCGGGCGGATCCGCCACCGAGACCGCTGCCCGCATGTACTGTCATCGCAACACCGTGACGTACCGTCTGCGGCGCGTGCAGGAACTCACGGGGCGCTCGCCCACCGACCCGGTGGGAGCGAGCGAGATCCACCTTGCTCTGGAGGCCCACCGCCTGCTGACGGCCCCTCCGCCCGCCGACCCGTCCAATCCGTGA
- a CDS encoding TetR/AcrR family transcriptional regulator: protein MLFRRHGYSATGLKRVATEAEAPFGSLYHFFPGGKQQLAEDMIRTSGPEYGRMVLALLDSVPDPAESLVHAFEAAANDLAAADYADACPIGTVALEVASSNEVLRAATAEVFEEWVDAAAQWFGRWVADPKAARSLACSMIMMLEGAFMLSRAARDTEPLRVAGRSMAALLRTTVAQAGED, encoded by the coding sequence ATGCTGTTCCGCCGTCACGGCTACTCAGCGACCGGCCTCAAGCGGGTCGCGACAGAGGCGGAAGCGCCGTTCGGCTCGCTCTATCACTTCTTCCCCGGTGGCAAGCAGCAACTGGCCGAGGACATGATCCGCACGTCGGGACCCGAGTACGGCCGAATGGTGTTGGCCCTGCTGGACAGTGTGCCGGATCCTGCCGAATCCCTCGTGCACGCCTTCGAGGCAGCCGCAAACGACCTTGCCGCGGCCGACTACGCCGACGCATGCCCGATCGGGACGGTGGCATTGGAAGTCGCCAGCAGCAATGAGGTGCTGCGGGCCGCGACGGCGGAGGTCTTCGAGGAGTGGGTCGACGCCGCGGCGCAGTGGTTCGGCCGTTGGGTGGCCGATCCAAAGGCGGCGCGATCGCTCGCCTGCTCGATGATCATGATGCTGGAGGGGGCGTTCATGCTCAGCCGGGCTGCTCGCGATACGGAACCGCTGCGGGTGGCCGGCCGATCGATGGCCGCGTTGTTGCGCACAACCGTCGCGCAGGCAGGCGAGGACTGA
- the istA gene encoding IS21 family transposase, producing the protein MGTSQSKVDLYAAIRRDHQGGMSQRPLQRKHNVTWRTVRRALDGKWPEPRRQHRRRESRLDPYKPLIDGILRADLDAPAKQRHTAQRIFDRLVDEHGAQEISYPMVRTYVKDRRPQIRRDAGIGPQAMFVPQTHLPGAEAEVDFGEVSVILAGEMTRLYLFSLRLSYSGKAVHRVFATAGQEAFFEGQVHAFRVMGGVPRRHIRYDNLRAAVERVLGFYRGRVEADRWTAFRSHWGVEAFYCRPGIEGAHEKGGVEGQIGYYRRNHFVPVPEVASLTELNAMVDQWDQDDEARRLRGRTRTVGDYFSGEQQLLKSLPTEPFETGRWFTPRVDRFSQISVRGNAYSVPVRFIGRQLRVLLHANELIVYDGRTVVTRHERLGGRNDSRLVLDHYLEALLRKPGAFPGSTALEQARSAGRFTPVHDKWWAAAKAAHGDAAGTRALIEVLLLGRHRDHEQVVAGLAAAYRAGALTADAVALEARKLAESDGDPALQPRPRAEPAGTEDEGPTASVTFLADWRLSHLPPDNRPLPSVAHYDQLLQRPGRTADTKEGS; encoded by the coding sequence ATGGGGACGTCACAGTCGAAGGTTGATTTGTATGCCGCGATCCGCCGTGACCATCAAGGGGGCATGTCGCAGCGGCCGTTGCAGCGCAAGCACAACGTCACGTGGCGGACGGTGCGCCGGGCGCTGGACGGCAAGTGGCCGGAGCCTCGCCGACAGCACCGGCGCCGGGAGTCACGGCTCGATCCCTATAAGCCGCTGATCGACGGGATCCTGCGGGCGGATCTGGACGCGCCGGCCAAGCAGCGGCACACCGCTCAGAGGATCTTCGACCGGCTGGTCGATGAGCACGGCGCCCAGGAGATCTCGTATCCGATGGTCCGCACCTATGTGAAGGACCGTCGTCCGCAGATCAGGCGGGACGCGGGGATCGGTCCGCAGGCCATGTTCGTGCCCCAGACGCACCTGCCGGGGGCCGAGGCGGAGGTCGACTTCGGCGAAGTCAGCGTGATCCTCGCCGGTGAGATGACGCGGCTCTACCTGTTCTCGCTGCGCCTTTCGTACTCAGGCAAGGCGGTGCACCGGGTGTTCGCCACTGCAGGTCAGGAAGCCTTCTTCGAAGGACAGGTGCACGCGTTTCGGGTCATGGGCGGCGTCCCGCGTCGACACATCCGCTACGACAACCTGCGGGCCGCGGTCGAGCGGGTGCTGGGTTTTTACCGGGGCCGGGTGGAGGCGGACCGCTGGACCGCGTTCCGTTCGCACTGGGGCGTCGAGGCGTTCTACTGCCGGCCCGGCATCGAGGGCGCCCACGAGAAGGGTGGGGTCGAGGGGCAGATCGGCTACTACCGCCGCAACCACTTCGTGCCCGTTCCCGAGGTCGCTTCGCTCACCGAGCTCAACGCGATGGTCGACCAGTGGGATCAGGACGACGAGGCACGGCGGCTGCGGGGCCGCACCCGCACCGTCGGTGACTACTTCTCAGGTGAACAGCAACTGCTCAAGTCGCTGCCGACCGAGCCGTTCGAGACGGGCCGCTGGTTCACCCCCAGAGTCGACCGGTTCAGCCAGATCAGCGTCCGCGGCAACGCCTACTCGGTGCCGGTCCGTTTCATCGGCCGCCAGCTGCGGGTTCTGCTGCACGCCAACGAACTGATCGTCTACGACGGCCGCACCGTGGTCACCCGGCACGAGCGCCTCGGCGGCCGCAACGACTCTCGCCTGGTCCTGGACCACTACCTGGAAGCTTTGCTGCGCAAGCCGGGCGCTTTCCCCGGGTCAACGGCGCTGGAGCAGGCCCGCTCTGCGGGCCGGTTCACCCCTGTCCACGACAAGTGGTGGGCAGCGGCGAAAGCCGCCCACGGTGATGCGGCCGGCACCCGGGCCCTGATCGAGGTGCTGCTGCTGGGCCGCCACAGGGACCACGAGCAGGTTGTGGCCGGGCTGGCCGCCGCCTATCGGGCGGGTGCTCTGACCGCGGACGCGGTCGCGCTGGAGGCCCGCAAGCTCGCCGAATCGGACGGGGACCCGGCCCTGCAACCCCGCCCCCGAGCAGAACCGGCGGGGACGGAGGACGAGGGGCCCACCGCGTCGGTGACCTTCCTCGCCGACTGGCGGCTGTCCCATCTGCCGCCCGACAACCGGCCGCTTCCTTCGGTGGCCCACTACGACCAGCTCCTGCAACGGCCCGGCCGCACGGCCGACACGAAAGAAGGATCATGA
- a CDS encoding GNAT family N-acetyltransferase, with amino-acid sequence MSDASRRDAAQSITLPDGTAIRTRAAAPADLVPVQELHRRCSPGSRALRYHAGKSGLSPAEWRQLSSPERGTTLVTTPAERTDHIIAMTNVMRTDQHGVGELAILVEDAWQARGLGTALAEHAATVARREGHHELAAAVAASNKPMLHVLEKLDATPVDATSPVLDLRIPL; translated from the coding sequence ATGTCCGACGCCAGCCGTCGAGACGCCGCACAATCGATCACGCTGCCCGACGGCACCGCGATCCGAACCCGGGCGGCGGCCCCCGCCGACCTGGTGCCGGTCCAGGAACTGCATCGCCGTTGCTCGCCGGGCAGCCGAGCCCTGCGCTACCACGCGGGCAAGTCGGGGCTCTCACCCGCCGAATGGCGTCAGTTGTCCAGCCCGGAGCGCGGCACCACGTTGGTGACCACTCCGGCCGAGCGCACGGACCACATCATCGCCATGACCAACGTCATGCGTACCGATCAGCACGGGGTGGGGGAACTCGCGATCCTGGTCGAGGACGCGTGGCAGGCCAGGGGGCTCGGCACCGCGCTGGCCGAACATGCGGCGACCGTCGCCCGCCGCGAGGGACATCACGAGCTGGCCGCCGCGGTGGCGGCGAGCAACAAGCCGATGCTCCATGTCCTGGAGAAACTGGACGCGACGCCGGTCGACGCCACCAGCCCCGTGCTCGACCTGCGCATCCCGCTCTAG
- a CDS encoding Lrp/AsnC family transcriptional regulator produces the protein MLVLDDVDRGLIHALQVDARAPFTLVAEVLGCSTQTVVRRYRRLYAQAGLRVVTLPTPRSAGVHQWFVRLTAASRSAQDIAMALARRPDTSWVRLTSGGTEIVAIIHTPPSGPDAHALLLRDIPRTAGITSVSAHYLLHTYLGGPTAWRGRVNVLDEDQQARLRAERDAAGGPGPTAVPKEEPYLLTDADRVLLGALREDARVSYADLAAATGTTASTVARRLAQLRAHGALFFDVDMDPALVGVTVSALLWMQISPAHLDAVATALTGHEELAVVAATTGPTNLVAHALCRDAEALHTYLTQRLAREAVTHIETAPVLRTYKTAATLRAL, from the coding sequence ATGCTCGTGCTGGATGATGTGGACCGGGGCTTGATCCATGCCCTGCAGGTGGACGCGCGGGCGCCGTTCACGCTCGTTGCCGAGGTACTCGGCTGCTCGACGCAGACCGTCGTCCGCCGCTACCGACGCCTGTACGCACAGGCCGGGCTGCGAGTGGTAACGCTGCCGACGCCGCGCAGCGCCGGCGTACACCAGTGGTTCGTGCGGCTGACGGCTGCGTCACGAAGCGCGCAGGACATCGCCATGGCACTCGCGCGCCGACCGGACACCTCGTGGGTACGGCTGACGTCCGGCGGCACGGAGATCGTGGCGATCATCCACACACCGCCGTCCGGTCCGGACGCCCACGCGCTGTTGCTGCGCGACATACCACGCACTGCTGGCATCACCTCCGTCTCCGCGCACTACCTGCTGCACACCTACCTAGGCGGGCCGACCGCGTGGCGGGGGCGAGTGAACGTCCTGGACGAGGACCAGCAGGCCCGGCTGCGCGCCGAACGGGACGCAGCCGGCGGTCCAGGGCCCACGGCGGTGCCCAAGGAAGAGCCGTACCTGTTGACCGACGCGGACCGGGTGTTGCTGGGCGCGCTACGCGAAGACGCGCGGGTGAGTTACGCGGATCTGGCGGCGGCCACCGGCACAACGGCGTCGACAGTAGCCCGCAGGCTTGCCCAACTGCGGGCGCACGGCGCGTTGTTCTTCGACGTGGACATGGATCCGGCACTGGTGGGCGTCACGGTGTCCGCGCTGTTGTGGATGCAGATCTCGCCGGCGCACCTGGACGCGGTGGCGACCGCGTTGACGGGCCACGAGGAACTGGCGGTGGTCGCGGCGACGACCGGGCCGACGAACCTGGTCGCCCACGCGCTGTGTCGGGACGCGGAGGCGCTCCACACGTACCTGACACAGCGCCTGGCACGCGAGGCGGTCACACACATCGAAACGGCCCCGGTGCTGCGCACGTACAAGACAGCGGCGACACTGCGGGCGCTCTGA
- a CDS encoding GMC family oxidoreductase, with protein sequence MYDYIIVGAGSAGCVLAARLSEDPDVRVLLIEAGPADDAQEIHVPAAFAKLFRTKYDWDYLSEPEPGLEGRRRYLPRGRMLGGSSSMNAMIYIRGNRRDYDSWAAAGADGWAWNDVLPYFLRSENHHAGASAWHGAGGPLPVNPGRSRNPLVDAFLAAAQEAGHPFNPDFNGPEQDGVGYYELTQHDGLRCSTAVAYLRPAIERPNLSVLTGVQCTRVLLDGERAVGVEVDRDGATQELRCEREVVLSAGAYNSPQLLMLSGIGVADELAALGITPKVNLPVGENLQDHPHLAVVHLTDAESLLTAETPENLRLLETEGRGPLTSNAGEGGGFFRTADGLDAPDVQIHAVPAMFHQEGLGAATDHAFHIGAVLLAPTSRGKVTLRSTLPSAKPRILHNYLSTAEDRATAVRALRLVMEIVGQPALSKYRRADFLTPQSDSDADLLAYARRELQTLYHPTSTCAIGPVVDPELRVHGVVGLRVVDASVMPTVVRGNTNAPTIMIAERAADLIRGAVPADV encoded by the coding sequence GAGGCCGGCCCGGCCGACGACGCCCAGGAGATCCACGTCCCGGCCGCGTTCGCGAAGCTGTTCCGGACCAAGTACGACTGGGACTACCTCAGCGAACCCGAACCCGGCCTCGAAGGCCGACGACGCTATCTGCCGCGCGGCCGCATGCTCGGCGGCTCCTCTTCGATGAACGCCATGATCTACATCCGCGGCAACCGCCGCGACTACGACTCGTGGGCCGCCGCCGGCGCCGACGGCTGGGCCTGGAACGATGTCCTGCCATACTTCCTGCGGTCGGAGAACCACCACGCCGGCGCCTCCGCATGGCACGGCGCCGGCGGCCCGCTCCCGGTCAACCCCGGACGCTCCCGCAACCCTCTCGTCGACGCCTTCCTGGCAGCGGCTCAGGAGGCGGGGCACCCGTTCAACCCCGACTTCAACGGCCCGGAGCAGGACGGCGTCGGGTACTACGAGCTCACCCAGCACGACGGCCTGCGGTGCAGCACGGCCGTCGCCTACCTGAGGCCCGCCATCGAACGGCCCAACCTGTCCGTACTCACCGGCGTGCAGTGCACCCGCGTCCTCCTCGACGGGGAACGGGCCGTCGGAGTCGAGGTGGACCGGGACGGAGCCACCCAGGAGCTTCGGTGCGAACGGGAGGTCGTCCTCTCGGCGGGTGCGTACAACTCACCCCAACTGCTCATGCTGTCGGGGATCGGCGTCGCCGACGAGCTCGCGGCCCTCGGCATCACCCCGAAGGTGAACCTGCCGGTCGGTGAGAACCTCCAGGACCATCCCCACCTGGCCGTCGTCCATCTCACCGACGCCGAATCCCTGCTCACCGCCGAGACCCCCGAGAACCTGCGGCTGCTGGAGACCGAAGGCCGCGGACCCCTCACCTCGAACGCCGGCGAGGGCGGCGGCTTCTTCCGCACCGCCGACGGTCTCGACGCCCCGGACGTGCAGATCCACGCCGTGCCGGCGATGTTCCACCAGGAGGGGCTGGGAGCAGCCACCGACCACGCCTTCCACATCGGCGCGGTCCTGCTCGCACCCACCAGCCGCGGGAAGGTCACGCTGCGCTCGACGCTGCCCAGCGCCAAACCGCGCATCCTGCACAACTACCTGTCCACCGCGGAGGACCGGGCCACAGCGGTACGGGCGCTGCGGCTGGTGATGGAGATCGTCGGACAGCCCGCCCTGAGCAAGTACCGCCGGGCGGACTTCCTGACGCCGCAGTCCGACAGCGACGCCGACCTCCTGGCGTACGCGCGGCGCGAGCTGCAGACCCTGTACCACCCGACGAGCACCTGCGCGATCGGCCCGGTGGTCGACCCCGAGCTGCGCGTGCACGGTGTGGTGGGGCTACGGGTGGTCGATGCCTCGGTCATGCCGACCGTGGTCCGGGGCAACACCAACGCACCGACGATCATGATCGCGGAGCGGGCGGCGGACCTCATCCGCGGCGCAGTGCCCGCCGACGTCTGA